AGAAAGCCCGGTTGGTGGGGTAGATCTGTTCGCTGAATTCACTGCCAAGGCGGTCTACGTTGGTCTGGTGATATTCCACGCTGTTTTCAATCCAGATATAAAGGATGTCGTCGGCATAAGCCAGGGTCGTATCCACCTGGAAATTGGTATTGGTGACTACATTGGTCACCCAGAAAGTTTTGGCTGCTCCGACCTCGTAGGGCGCATCCGGATCAGGGTCGGTGGCAGGGATATCAGACTTGCCGCCCAGTCTTTGAACGAGATCACTGGGATCGTTTTCCGGAATGAGCTCTTCCTCCAGAATTTGCAGGGTGAGGTCCGCGCCGGTTAGCTGCGGGGCCTCCGTGGGGGTCGGTTCAGCCGTTGGGGCTCCCGTCACTTCGGTGGTTTCGGTTGCCTCAGTCGATTGCGAGACCTCAGCTTGAGTGGCAGTTACTTCCTGAGAGGTTTCCGCGGGAGGGAGAATATTTTCGGTGTAAAAATTCCCGAGGCTGGCCGCAAACCATAAACAAAGGCTGATGACCACAAGCAGGATTGTGACGAACCAAAAGGTGCTGATCCGCTTTTTGGGGGCGGGTTTCGGTTGTTCTTCCATGCGTTTACTCCAAATCTATTTGATATGAGGCTTCCTGGTTGGTGAAGGGTGTTGTGCCGCTCACCACGACGATCACCTGATCGCCTTCATTGAGGATGATGTCAATCGAAGCAGTCCTCAAATCGGAAAGGGCCAGGTGGGTTACGGTGGTCTCATCGCCAATCTGGATCACCGAGACTTTGAAGGTCTGCGGCAACAGATTGTTGACTCGAGCAAAGCCCTGAGCTTCCCAGCCGCCGTCATCACTCTCGAAATCGGTGGTGTAACCTATGGTGGGAATGCTGACATCATCCAGCAGCAGCCCTTCGCCGTTCACTGCGGCATCGGTGATGTATTCAAAGCGTAAGGTCACTTCCTGTCCGGCAAATTGGGAGAGATCGACGGCTTCATAGATCCAGCCGCCGGTTTCCCCGTTATAGCCGCAGCCATAACTGTTACCGGAGGGGTCGTAATTGGTGCAGGAGGGTGTGTCCAGGATATGCCAGGTCTCACCATCTGTGGAGGCTTCCAGGTAGAGATAGTCATAATCGGTTTCGAGATCATACCAGGTCTGGTAGGTCATCTCAATCGGGCTGTCCACGTTGGTGAAGTCGAAAGTCTGGGTGAGCGTCATGTCTGATTCATCGCCTTTATTGGAATAGAAAGCATATGAACCGGAATAAGCGCTTTCAGGCAGGAGGCTCACGGTGGTGGAACCCGTGAATGTCAGGGTTACCTCACCGGTGAGATCGGTGAAGAGAATGCTATCTACTCCATATTGATGTACATAACGCCGGATGGGGCTGTCAGGATAGCTGCTGTGGGTTTCTGTAATGCTGGCATTCATTGGGTTGTAATTGGAGTAGTCATAACGACCATCGCCCACGGTGGGGTCCAGCAGGATATTTGCCACGGCCCAATCCGCCAGGACGTCATCGGCGGTAATCGGCTCGCCGGTTAGGGGATCACTAATTCCAAGTTCATCCAACACCCGGGTGATCGATTCCATCGAGTTATCCGGGGCGGCAACTACGGCCTGGGTGGCTTCCTCACCGAATCGGTCGAGGAAGTAGGCCATGAAGAGGAAGGAGGCGCCGTAATTGGGGGAGTTGTCTCCAACTGAATCGCCCCAATCGGTCAATTGCAGGTCTGTATCCACGAGATAGCTGTAATCATGGCCGCCAATATCGAAACCATTGAGCAGTTCCGCCAGCATCGAAAAGCCTTCATTCATCCAGGTGGCTTCGTTACGGTCGGTGTACCAATGGATCATGTGCTGAAATTCATGCGCCAGAACGCCGTAGATGTAGCTGTCCCAGAGGGGGACATTGTCGGAATTGATCAGGAACATCTCATGGGCATTGGAATATTCATGGGCGAGGGGATTTAGCTCATCGGCTGAGGAAAAATAACCGGCCAGAGAATAGCCCAGATTACCGGCATAGAGGACATAAATATGGGGGTCACCATCCACGCCGGGATTCCATTCGCTGCCGAAGAATTCCCGATCCGTGGGGACGATCTCCTGATCGAAGAGATCTCCCAGATATTCGAGGTCACTGGGGTCATATTCGACACCTTCTTCAATCCAGAAATAGCTGTTTTCACCAACATATCTGAGCACTGCGGTAATCTGGAAGTTCTCGTTGGTGTCTGTATTGCCAACCCAGAAGGTTTTTCTAGCACCCACTGAATAAGGGGCGTCCGGATCAATAAGGGTGTCGGGGACGTTCTGTTTCCCGCCCAACCGTTCGGCCAGCTCCACGGGGTCATTGATCGGAACAATGGTCTGGTCGAGTGTGTCCAGCGTCTCGATGGCCTCGTCCGGGACTGGTTTGTTGGTGGTCGTTTCAGGGGTCACTTCTGTAATGGTCACGGTTTCGGTGGGCAAAATGTATCCGCCACTGGTGTTGACCTTTTCTTTGAGCCAAACGCCACCAGCGATTAAGCCGACACTGATGACGATGCAGCACAGCACCAAAACAAGCAGGATGATCAGGATGATGGGGAGGGTTTTAGATTTTTGTTCCATTTTGTCCTCATTTGAACTCATTTTTCTTTTTATAAGTTTGCGATGGAAGGCTTCTGTGGACGAGGGTAAAATGTGAGCGGCTAGGTCACAACAAATACCAAGGCTCCCTCATAATGGGGTTATTTATACCTTAGTTTGTCCAATTAATCACCTCGTTGGGGGTTGAAAAGGGGGTGAACTTAATCGTTTATAATTGACGCAGATTATTGTATAGCTCGAGAGAGGAATTCCCAATGAGTGACATGCTGGATCCTATATCTTCATTGAAAAACATCTTCCGTAACTGGTGGAAAATAGTCCTGATCGCCTACCTTTTTTCACTGGTAGGGCTGGTTGCTTCATATTTACTCCCTGCGAAATATCAGGCTCAGGCTGTTTTCACTGCGAGCATTGATTTCACTGAGGTCAATTTTGAGAACCTGGTAGATGGAAAGGGTGATCCTGTTGAATTCACCCAATATGATGAGGACCTTGCCCTGCAGGTGGTTGAACGGGTTCTGATGGGGGATACGGATGAAGCCTTTGCCTATGCTCAGACCCTGGATCCCAGCCTGACATTGGATGAATTCGAGCGCGACAGCCAGATTTCACGCTATCAGGCCAAATGGTACCTGCGTTACCGCCATGCCAGCCCCGAAGTGGCCCAACAGATCGTCAATTACTGGGCGAACCTGGGACTTGAGGATTTGAAAGCGGCTCAGGCTGATGGTGAAGCCGAGACTTTCGTGCTTGTGGGGCTAACTCGGGAGGCAACCTTGCCTGCCAAGCCCATGTATCAGCAGCGGGGCACCCTGGTACTGGCTGGTGCATTGGCCGGTATTGTGATTGGGGTTCTGGTTGTGGATGGAAAGCTCCGGTTTGGTTCGAACGGTAATCAAGAGGACTGAAAATGCTGACTTCACTCTCAAAAAACGCACTATACCGGATGGGCAGGACGACCCTCTGGTTCCTTGTGTTGGTTGGGCTCCCGCTGACCAGTTTCCCGGTTTTATACAGGCTGACCGGTGCGATCGTTGCGCCATTCTCATTTATTCCCCTTGCGCTTTTAGTGGGGGTTTGGCTGCTGCCCTATCTGATCGAAAAAGGCAAATTCCCAGCAGAAGTTACTCCATTCATCTACTTTGTGCTGGTTGCTGTGGTGGTTTCCTGCCTGGCCTTCTTCTTGAATGGCTATTATGACCTGGATCGGGATTTCCTGGGACAAAGTTTGCGGGCTTTCATCACATTGGCGATAGGGATCAGCTTTTATCTGGTCTTTGCCACTTATCCCCGGGATGAAAAAGGACTGCGTCAGGTATTGCTGTTCATTTATATCGGTGCCGCACTCATCATCGCCTGGGGGCTGCTGGAAGTTATCCTGCTCAGGAAATATGAAACCTTCCATCGCTTGCCTAGCTGGTTCATTCGAATCAGGGCATCGCTGGCAGTTGAATCAATTAACATTTGGTCTTCAAACCGCGTTTCAGGCTTGGCCTATGAACCTTCCTGGTTCGTGCGGGAGTTTAACCTGGTGTTGTTCCCGATCTGGCTGGCAGCGATCTATCTCCGTAAATCATTATTAAAATTCCGGCTATGGATCTTCCAGGTGGAAGATGCTTTGATGGTGGGCGGGTTGATCGTGTTTGGCTCCAGTTCTCCCCGGGTCGGGTTGGTGGCTTTCCTGGCGTCACTGGCCTACCTGGCCTTGCTGTTGTTTGGCCGGGTGTATGGTTGGCTGATGGGAAAGATAGTCAGCCGAAGGAAGACGCCG
This Chloroflexota bacterium DNA region includes the following protein-coding sequences:
- a CDS encoding immune inhibitor A translates to MEQKSKTLPIILIILLVLVLCCIVISVGLIAGGVWLKEKVNTSGGYILPTETVTITEVTPETTTNKPVPDEAIETLDTLDQTIVPINDPVELAERLGGKQNVPDTLIDPDAPYSVGARKTFWVGNTDTNENFQITAVLRYVGENSYFWIEEGVEYDPSDLEYLGDLFDQEIVPTDREFFGSEWNPGVDGDPHIYVLYAGNLGYSLAGYFSSADELNPLAHEYSNAHEMFLINSDNVPLWDSYIYGVLAHEFQHMIHWYTDRNEATWMNEGFSMLAELLNGFDIGGHDYSYLVDTDLQLTDWGDSVGDNSPNYGASFLFMAYFLDRFGEEATQAVVAAPDNSMESITRVLDELGISDPLTGEPITADDVLADWAVANILLDPTVGDGRYDYSNYNPMNASITETHSSYPDSPIRRYVHQYGVDSILFTDLTGEVTLTFTGSTTVSLLPESAYSGSYAFYSNKGDESDMTLTQTFDFTNVDSPIEMTYQTWYDLETDYDYLYLEASTDGETWHILDTPSCTNYDPSGNSYGCGYNGETGGWIYEAVDLSQFAGQEVTLRFEYITDAAVNGEGLLLDDVSIPTIGYTTDFESDDGGWEAQGFARVNNLLPQTFKVSVIQIGDETTVTHLALSDLRTASIDIILNEGDQVIVVVSGTTPFTNQEASYQIDLE
- a CDS encoding O-antigen ligase family protein translates to MLTSLSKNALYRMGRTTLWFLVLVGLPLTSFPVLYRLTGAIVAPFSFIPLALLVGVWLLPYLIEKGKFPAEVTPFIYFVLVAVVVSCLAFFLNGYYDLDRDFLGQSLRAFITLAIGISFYLVFATYPRDEKGLRQVLLFIYIGAALIIAWGLLEVILLRKYETFHRLPSWFIRIRASLAVESINIWSSNRVSGLAYEPSWFVREFNLVLFPIWLAAIYLRKSLLKFRLWIFQVEDALMVGGLIVFGSSSPRVGLVAFLASLAYLALLLFGRVYGWLMGKIVSRRKTPLKNPTWSKFFLGAMLVLILIVAAGGALIGYVVVASGWDTRYQLLVDDRVISNLNLFPLTEDSVIGFADELHFQERLVYWFSGWHTFSDHPFGVGLGNAGFYMIERMNSQGWMSPEIRNIVYRANYLPNTKNLWVRLLSETGFLGFAVFAVWLVVLWRSTMLTRKSDSKILQIVGLAGQLFLMAYLVEGLSMDSFAMPYQWLMAGLISAGGLLARQELRAKDKPEVSLSAEA